The following are from one region of the Pocillopora verrucosa isolate sample1 chromosome 3, ASM3666991v2, whole genome shotgun sequence genome:
- the LOC131770525 gene encoding FAS-associated factor 2 — protein sequence MPTLIENDLGIEAERNSILWGSVGNLGKMAEGYSSSAIQTEILAQFQDITGYDDIEKCRIVLEQHNWDIETAVQDTLNEAEGSQPVFHPLENTFEASDEDDVDNMANGIAAIQNQISTTTTATTTTPATGTTTTTVAQRQNQGWLVWFLSLPLLPFRFGTSIFRDLLGFIVSLVWPRAFEAETTPLEDVLKFKTEFEAEYGTVHPTFYQGSYSQALNDAKRELRFLLVYLHSSEHQDTDKFCRSTMTNDGFREYVNGNMLFWGANVRSQEGNRVSRALRETTYPFLALICLRDNRMNVVGRMEGLMNVDGYVSLLARLIEDNEPALVAARVDRQERSHAQQLRDEQDEAYYESVRADQEKERKKREEEDKKRQEEENKRKKKEARQNRAESIARQRVDRKLKVPEEPESSHPDAIRVLMKLSNGKRLERRFLKSHPLQALYDFVFCDEESPAEFVLVSNFPRKVYALDSSSENQTLEDAGIETNATLFVQNVEDESDSD from the exons ATGCCTACCCTGATAGAGAACGATCTTGGGATCGAGGCTGAAAGAAACTCCATCTTGTGGGGAAGTGTGGGTAATTTAGGCAAGATGGCGGAAGGATACAGTAGCTCTGCCATTCAAACAGAGATTTTAGCCCAGTTTCAG GATATAACGGGTTATGACGATATTGAAAAGTGTAGAATTGTTCTCGAACAACACAACTGGGATATCGAG ACAGCAGTACAGGATACACTGAATGAGGCAGAAGGTTCTCAACCAGTGTTTCACCCACTGGAGAATACATTTGAAGCTAGTGATGAAGACGATGTGGATAATATGGCAAATGGAATTGCAGCAATACAAAACCAGATCTCCACAACTACAACAGCCACAACGACAACACCAGCTacaggaacaacaacaacaacagtggCTCAGAGGCAAAATCAG GGATGGCTTGTTTGGTTCTTGTCACTTCCACTACTTCCTTTCAGATTTGGTACCAGTATTTTCAGAGATCTTTTAGGATTTATTG TGAGCCTTGTATGGCCCAGAGCATTTGAAG ctgaaacTACCCCATTAGAGGATGTTCTTAAGTTCAAAACAGAATTTGAAGCAGAGTATGGAACAGTGCATCCAACATTTTATCAAGGAAGTTACAGTCAG GCATTGAATGATGCAAAGAGAGAGTTACGCTTTCTTCTAGTTTATCTGCATAGCTCAGAACATCAGGACACTGATAAATTTTGTAG GTCAACTATGACAAATGATGGATTTAGGGAATACGTGAATGGAAACATGTTATTCTGGGGAGCAAATGTGAGATCTCAAGAAGGTAACAGAG TCTCACGTGCCCTTCGTGAAACCACTTACCCTTTTCTGGCCCTGATTTGTCTCAGAGATAACAGAATGAACGTTGTTGGGCGAATGGAAG GGCTGATGAATGTTGATGGGTATGTGTCACTGCTAGCTCGTTTGATAGAAGACAATGAACCAGCTTTGGTTGCAGCACGAGTTGACAG ACAAGAACGCAGTCATGCTCAACAACTGCGCGATGAACAAGACGAAGCTTACTATGAATCCGTCAGAGCTGACCAGGAGAAA gaaagaaaaaagcgaGAAGAGGAggacaaaaaaagacaagaagaaGAGAATAAACGGAAGAAGAAAGAAGCACGACAAAACAGAGCAGAG TCCATAGCACGACAACGCGTCGATAGAAAACTGAAGGTTCCCGAAGAACCGGAAAGTTCGCATCCCGATGCCATCCGCGTGTTAATGAAATTGTCCAACGGTAAACGACTGGAGAGGAGATTTTTGAAGTCGCATCCCTTGCAG GCCTTGTACGATTTTGTATTTTGCGATGAAGAGTCCCCGGCAGAATTCGTCCTGGTGTCAAATTTTCCACGTAAAGTGTATGCGCTCGACTCGTCAAGCGAGAATCAAACACTGGAAGATGCTGGCATCGAAACAAATGCAACGCTGTTTGTGCAAAATGTAGAAGATGAAAGCGATAGTGATTAA
- the LOC131770549 gene encoding transcriptional regulator protein Pur-beta-like isoform X2: MAATVLAKLIQSTRPVTRLPPLRLLCRLKSPSAGGLGACALNMAGAEHGNTEADVGEGRMAASEGANGGEYADEGQDGRGDTELFSKSLKIQSKRFYVDVKQNRRGKFIKIAEVSVNRSGKSKVIFTMGVARDFCTKLTSFANFLAQAPKRDEESEESGNLMSESIRGPNNRMYYLDLKENNRGKFLKINQTGTFGRGGRTNIAVPAQGIVDIRNALSEVLEEYGSEEEEVSSDLPASREQRVEQKRFYFDVGSNPRGVYLRISEVTANYRNSITIPKRGWANVRDIIDDFVKKMDDDEEDEEEEEEEEEEEDEEERGD, from the exons atggcTGCCACAGTTCTTGCCAAGTTAATTCAGAGCACTCGCCCGGTCACTCGTCTGCCACcattacgcctgctctgcaggctaaaGTCACCTAG tGCGGGGGGTCTGGGTGCGTGCGCACTCAACATGGCTGGTGCCGAGCACGGGAACACCGAGGCTGATGTAGGAGAAGGAAGAATGGCTGCTAGTGAGGGAGCGAACGGAGGGGAATATGCGGATGAAGGACAAGATGGTCgag GCGACACTGAACTTTTCAGCAAGTCGCTGAAAATCCAATCTAAACGTTTTTACGTGGATGTGAAGCAAAATCGTCGTGGCAAGTTCATCAAAATTGCAGAG GTTTCTGTCAACCGCTCTGGTAAGAGCAAGGTGATATTCACTATGGGTGTGGCGCGGGATTTCTGTACCAAGCTGACGTCCTTTGCAAATTTTCTTGCTCAGG CACCAAAACGTGATGAGGAATCAGAGGAATCTGGCAATTTGATGAG TGAAAGTATCAGAGGTCCAAATAACAGAATGTATTATCTGgaccttaaagaaaacaacagaggaAAGTTCCTCAAG atcaACCAAACTGGGACATTTGGCCGTGGAGGTCGCACAAACATAGCTGTTCCAGCTCAAGGCATTGTGGACATAAGAAATGCCCTTTCAGAGGTACTGGAGGAGTACGGCTCTGAAGAAG agGAAGTATCCAGCGATCTACCTGCCTCTCGTGAGCAGCGTGTGGAGCAAAAACGCTTCTATTTTGATGTTGGTAGCAACCCAAGAGGAGTGTACTTGAGGATTTCTGAG GTAACAGCCAACTATCGGAACTCAATTACAATACCAAAGAGAGGATGGGCGAATGTAAGGGACATTATTG AtgattttgtgaagaaaatggATGAcgatgaagaagatgaagaagaagaagaagaggaggaggaggaggaggatgaAGAAGAAAGAGGGGACTAA
- the LOC131770549 gene encoding transcriptional regulator protein Pur-beta-like isoform X1 — protein sequence MAATVLAKLIQSTRPVTRLPPLRLLCRLKSPRESVYPTYAERAYHRETCQPKKDWTMLQGILDNGKIAGGLGACALNMAGAEHGNTEADVGEGRMAASEGANGGEYADEGQDGRGDTELFSKSLKIQSKRFYVDVKQNRRGKFIKIAEVSVNRSGKSKVIFTMGVARDFCTKLTSFANFLAQAPKRDEESEESGNLMSESIRGPNNRMYYLDLKENNRGKFLKINQTGTFGRGGRTNIAVPAQGIVDIRNALSEVLEEYGSEEEEVSSDLPASREQRVEQKRFYFDVGSNPRGVYLRISEVTANYRNSITIPKRGWANVRDIIDDFVKKMDDDEEDEEEEEEEEEEEDEEERGD from the exons atggcTGCCACAGTTCTTGCCAAGTTAATTCAGAGCACTCGCCCGGTCACTCGTCTGCCACcattacgcctgctctgcaggctaaaGTCACCTAG AGAATCAGTATACCCTACTTATGCCGAGCGTGCATACCATCGCGAGACGTGCCAGCCTAAAAAAGATTGGACCATGCTTCAGGGGATACTGGACAACGGCAAAAT tGCGGGGGGTCTGGGTGCGTGCGCACTCAACATGGCTGGTGCCGAGCACGGGAACACCGAGGCTGATGTAGGAGAAGGAAGAATGGCTGCTAGTGAGGGAGCGAACGGAGGGGAATATGCGGATGAAGGACAAGATGGTCgag GCGACACTGAACTTTTCAGCAAGTCGCTGAAAATCCAATCTAAACGTTTTTACGTGGATGTGAAGCAAAATCGTCGTGGCAAGTTCATCAAAATTGCAGAG GTTTCTGTCAACCGCTCTGGTAAGAGCAAGGTGATATTCACTATGGGTGTGGCGCGGGATTTCTGTACCAAGCTGACGTCCTTTGCAAATTTTCTTGCTCAGG CACCAAAACGTGATGAGGAATCAGAGGAATCTGGCAATTTGATGAG TGAAAGTATCAGAGGTCCAAATAACAGAATGTATTATCTGgaccttaaagaaaacaacagaggaAAGTTCCTCAAG atcaACCAAACTGGGACATTTGGCCGTGGAGGTCGCACAAACATAGCTGTTCCAGCTCAAGGCATTGTGGACATAAGAAATGCCCTTTCAGAGGTACTGGAGGAGTACGGCTCTGAAGAAG agGAAGTATCCAGCGATCTACCTGCCTCTCGTGAGCAGCGTGTGGAGCAAAAACGCTTCTATTTTGATGTTGGTAGCAACCCAAGAGGAGTGTACTTGAGGATTTCTGAG GTAACAGCCAACTATCGGAACTCAATTACAATACCAAAGAGAGGATGGGCGAATGTAAGGGACATTATTG AtgattttgtgaagaaaatggATGAcgatgaagaagatgaagaagaagaagaagaggaggaggaggaggaggatgaAGAAGAAAGAGGGGACTAA
- the LOC131770564 gene encoding ribosome-binding protein 1: MASWLTLRVLVLFAAVTSSNAQFPLRQENVFDTDELIKKRLEKLHQDSLRTDPCDALNGNCNEANNDWYRPMDEDIDRLIYQIREKRTEPLLQQRVKEGVARDEGSIETKHAEESVTEEAVSGEGATEAGATDEGVTEQVASGEGATEAGATEKEAAENRQGTVEMPESGDGATEPGATEEGVTEAVIGEGVTEAAASGEGVTEVRTTDEGVTEHVASGEGATEAEATEKEAAENRQATEAASGEGVKEAGATDEGVTEQVASGQGATKAGATEKKAAENTQGTVEVPESGDGAAEPGATEEGATEAASGENVTERAASGEGVTEAGATDEGVTEKVASGEGATEAGATKKEAAENRQGTVEVPESGDGATEPGASEEGATEAVIGEGVTEVVASGEGVTEVGTTDHGVTEQVASGQGPTKAGATEKEAAENTQGPTKAGATEKEAAENTQGTMEVLESGDGATKPGATEEGATEAASGEGVTERAASGEGVTEAGATDEGVTEQVASGEGATEAGATKKEAAENRQGTVEVPESGDGTSEPGATEEGATEAVIGEGVTEAVASGEGVTEVGTTDEGVTEQVASEQGPTKAGATEKEAAENTQGTVEVPESGDGATKPGATEEGATEAASGEDVTERAASGEGVTEAGATDEGVTEQVASGEGATEAGATKKEAAESGQGTLEVPESGEGVTETGATEEETTGAVRRKGMTEEATSGEGATDATTTEEIVTEVEVSGEGATELEALKESVTKQEAMGEGATDAKTTEETVTEVVASGEGATEAGTAKEVLIEAASGDGATEAEATEEGGTDAGAIEGGVTEPATNGEGGTEAGTTEEGTTELVAGGEGATEVKTTEEIVTEVEVSGEGATEAETTKEGVTEKAAGAEGATEAKTTEEIVSEVVTSREGATEAGTAKEVVTEAASGDSATEAEVTEEGGTEAGATEGGITDPAASREGVTEEGATEGGCGGVLSGDQGGFSSPVFDGEYYPNNANCVWRIYVRKGFKLRITYEYFDTEEHFDYLEILQGNKELYTIRGHKDANYQTTVYGNNEIVAILFRSDALIAHKGFKATFKITAGSRCGGQLKDRKGHFESPNFPGNYPDNTDCFWTVTIKSGERLRIQFDRFQTEHAFDTLKIDVGERTVKLLSGYLRKLDVVIPYKEEDGDEINIYFHTDVTISGKGFHATYEIEPTNDLAKKDFI; encoded by the exons ATGGCAAGCTGGCTTACGCTTCGTGTG ttagttttgtttgcaGCAGTTACTTCGTCAAATGCACAGTTTCCCTTACGTCAAGAAAATGTCTTCGATACAG ATGAACTCATAAAGAAACGATTGGAAAAGCTACACCAGGATTCGCTAAGGACAGATCCGTGTGACGCCCTCAATGGCAATTGCAACGAGGCCAATAATGATTGGTATAGACCAATGGATGAAGATATTGACCGACTGATTTATCAGATAAGAG aaaaacGCACCGAACCGCTCCTCCAACAACGTGTTAAGGAGGGGGTGGCCAGAGATGAAGGTAGCATAGAGACAAAGCACGCTGAAGAAAGCGTAACTGAGGAAGCAGTGAGTGGAGAGGGTGCCACGGAGGCAGGAGCCACTGATGAAGGTGTTACAGAGCAAGTGGCTAGTGGAGAAGGCGCCACAGAGGCAGGAGCCACTGAGAAAGAGGCTGCAGAAAATAGGCAAGGTACTGTGGAGATGCCAGAAAGTGGAGATGGCGCTACGGAGCCAGGGGCTACCGAAGAAGGGGTTACGGAAGCGGTGATTGGAGAGGGTGTGACAGAAGCGGCTGCTAGTGGAGAAGGCGTTACGGAGGTACGGACCACTGATGAAGGTGTTACAGAGCATGTGGCTAGTGGAGAAGGCGCTACAGAGGCAGAAGCCACTGAGAAAGAGGCTGCAGAAAATAGGCAAGCTACGGAAGCGGCCAGTGGAGAAGGCGTTAAGGAGGCAGGAGCCACTGATGAAGGTGTTACAGAGCAAGTGGCTAGTGGACAAGGCGCTACAAAGGCAGGTGCCACTGAGAAAAAGGCTGCAGAAAATACGCAAGGTACTGTGGAGGTGCCAGAAAGTGGAGATGGCGCTGCGGAGCCAGGGGCTACTGAAGAAGGGGCTACGGAAGCGGCGAGTGGAGAAAACGTGACGGAGAGGGCTGCGAGTGGAGAAGGCGTTACGGAGGCAGGAGCCACTGATGAAGGTGTTACAGAGAAAGTGGCTAGTGGGGAAGGCGCTACAGAGGCAGGAGCTACTAAGAAAGAGGCTGCAGAAAATAGGCAAGGTACTGTGGAGGTGCCAGAAAGTGGAGATGGCGCTACAGAGCCAGGGGCTTCCGAAGAAGGGGCTACGGAAGCGGTGATTGGAGAGGGCGTAACGGAAGTGGTTGCTAGTGGAGAAGGCGTTACGGAGGTAGGGACCACTGATCATGGTGTTACAGAGCAAGTGGCTAGTGGACAAGGCCCTACAAAGGCAGGAGCCACTGAGAAAGAGGCTGCAGAAAATACGCAAGGCCCTACAAAGGCAGGAGCCACTGAGAAAGAGGCTGCAGAAAATACGCAAGGTACTATGGAGGTGCTAGAAAGTGGAGATGGCGCTACAAAGCCAGGGGCTACCGAAGAAGGGGCTACGGAAGCGGCGAGTGGAGAGGGCGTGACGGAGAGGGCTGCGAGTGGAGAAGGCGTTACGGAGGCAGGAGCCACTGATGAAGGTGTTACAGAGCAAGTGGCTAGTGGGGAAGGCGCTACAGAGGCAGGAGCTACTAAGAAAGAGGCTGCAGAAAATAGGCAAGGTACTGTGGAGGTGCCAGAAAGTGGAGATGGCACCTCGGAGCCAGGGGCTACCGAAGAAGGGGCTACGGAAGCGGTGATTGGAGAGGGCGTAACGGAAGCGGTTGCTAGTGGAGAAGGCGTTACGGAGGTAGGGACCACTGATGAAGGTGTTACAGAGCAAGTGGCTAGTGAACAAGGCCCTACAAAGGCAGGAGCCACTGAGAAAGAGGCTGCAGAAAATACGCAAGGTACTGTGGAGGTGCCAGAAAGTGGAGATGGCGCTACAAAGCCAGGGGCTACCGAAGAAGGGGCTACGGAAGCGGCGAGTGGAGAGGACGTGACGGAGAGGGCTGCGAGTGGAGAAGGCGTTACGGAGGCAGGAGCCACTGATGAAGGTGTTACAGAGCAAGTGGCTAGTGGGGAAGGCGCTACAGAGGCAGGAGCCACTAAGAAAGAGGCTGCAGAGAGTGGGCAAGGTACATTGGAGGTTCCAGAAAGTGGAGAGGGCGTTACTGAGACAGGGGCTACTGAAGAAGAGACTACGGGAGCGGTAAGAAGGAAAGGCATGACGGAGGAGGCTACTAGCGGAGAAGGCGCCACAGATGCGACGACAACCGAGGAAATCGTTACGGAGGTGGAAGTTAGTGGAGAAGGAGCCACGGAGTTAGAGGCCCTTAAAGAAAGTGTTACAAAGCAAGAAGCCATGGGAGAAGGTGCCACAGACGCAAAGACTACCGAGGAAACCGTTACGGAGGTGGTAGCTAGTGGAGAAGGCGCCACGGAAGCAGGGACTGCTAAAGAAGTACTTATAGAAGCAGCAAGTGGGGATGGTGCTACAGAGGCAGAGGCCACAGAAGAAGGTGGAACGGACGCAGGGGCCATCGAAGGAGGTGTGACAGAGCCGGCTACCAATGGAGAGGGCGGTACAGAGGCAGGTACCACTGAAGAAGGTACCACGGAGTTGGTGGCTGGTGGAGAAGGCGCTACAGAGGTGAAGACAACCGAGGAAATCGTTACGGAGGTGGAGGTTAGCGGAGAAGGCGCCACGGAGGCAGAGACCACAAAAGAAGGTGTTACAGAGAAAGCAGCTGGTGCAGAAGGCGCTACAGAGGCGAAAACTACCGAGGAAATCGTTTCGGAGGTGGTAACTAGTAGAGAAGGCGCCACGGAGGCAGGGACTGCTAAAGAAGTAGTTACGGAGGCAGCAAGTGGGGATAGCGCTACTGAGGCAGAGGTCACAGAAGAAGGTGGAACGGAGGCAGGGGCAACTGAAGGAGGTATTACAGATCCGGCTGCCAGTAGAGAGGGAGTTACAGAGGAAGGGGCTACTGAAGGAG GTTGTGGTGGCGTCCTTTCTGGAGACCAAGGAGGTTTCTCTTCACCTGTATTCGATGGGGAATACTATCCAAACAATGCAAACTGTGTATGGAGGATATATGTCAGGAAGGGCTTTAAACTGCGTATCACTTATGAGTATTTTGATACAGAAGAGCA ctTTGACTATTTGGAAATTTTACAGGGGAACAAAGAACTGTACACAATCCGTGGACACAAAGATGCCAACTATCAAACTACAGTTTATGGCAATAACGAAATCGTTGCCATTCTTTTTCGCTCTGATGCCCTCATAGCCCACAAAGGATTTAAGGCCACTTTTAAGATCACCGCCG GGTCGCGTTGTGGAGGCCAGCTGAAGGACAGAAAGGGACACTTTGAGTCGCCGAACTTTCCAGGAAACTACCCTGACAACACTGATTGTTTCTGGACTGTAACGATTAAATCTGGCGAAAGACTTAGAATCCAGTTTGACAGATTTCAAACAGAACATGC ATTCGACACCTTGAAAATTGATGTAGGAGAACGGACGGTTAAACTTCTCAGCGGATATCTACGTAAGCTAGATGTGGTAATTCCTTATAAGGAAGAGGACGGTGATGAAATCAACATTTACTTCCATACTGACGTGACCATTTCAGGAAAAGGATTCCACGCCACTTACGAAATCGAACCCACCAAC gaCTTGGCTAAAAAGGATTTCAtataa